The following coding sequences lie in one Macadamia integrifolia cultivar HAES 741 unplaced genomic scaffold, SCU_Mint_v3 scaffold944, whole genome shotgun sequence genomic window:
- the LOC122070550 gene encoding uncharacterized protein LOC122070550: METGFCSSVLAVSLCCWLLILSRVCSGGNLNGVRKVRGVNLGGWLVVEGWIKPSLFDGIPNGDMLDGTQVQFKSVALQKYVSAENGGGQAVTVVRDVPSSWETFRLWRVSETEFQFRSLGGQFLTCDAEGDSVSATEESPSMKETFSVERNSDNRIHIKLKSGIYLQATLANQLTADYPGKPGWDDNMATFEMIIVANNLHGDYQLANGYGHDKAKEALTEHRNNFVKEEDFIFLHRHGINTVRIPVGWWIARDPNPPPPFIGGSLAALDNAFSWALMYGIRCIIDLHAAPGSQNGMEHSASRDGSVDWPASLDYISQSLDVIDFLASRYFISNLYKLHDIGS; the protein is encoded by the exons ATGGAAACTGGTTTCTGCAGTTCGGTTCTTGCAGTTTCCTTGTGTTGTTGGCTACTCATCCTTTCTAGAGTATGCTCAg GGGGGAATTTGAATGGGGTCCGTAAAGTTAGAGGTGTGAACCTGGGAGGATGGTTGGTTGTGGAAGGATGGATTAAACCTTCTCTGTTCGACGGTATCCCCAATGGAGATATGCTT GATGGAACCCAAGTACAGTTCAAATCAGTGGCACTGCAGAAGTATGTTTCTGCAGAAAATGGAGGAGGTCAAGCAGTAACTGTAGTCAGAGACGTACCTTCATCGTGGGAAACCTTCAGG TTGTGGAGAGTATCTGAGACAGAATTTCAGTTCCGTTCCCTTGGAGGCCAGTTCCTGACATGTGATGCTGAAGGGGATTCTGTATCAGCAACAGAAGAATCACCATCCATGAAAGAAACATTTTCTGTTGAAAGAAATAGTGATAACAGAATTCACATTAAACTTAAAAGTGGTATATATCTTCAG GCGACCTTAGCAAACCAGCTCACAGCAGACTATCCAGGGAAGCCAGGCTGGGATGACAACATGGCCACATTTGAAATGATTATTGTAGCAAATAACTTGCATGGAGATTACCAGCTTGCTAATGGTTATGGGCATGACAAAGCCAAGGAAGCACTTACG GAACATAGAAACAACTTTGTCAAAGAGGAGGACTTTATTTTCCTGCACAGGCACGGGATAAATACAGTGAGGATACCAGTCGGTTGGTGGATTGCCCGAGATCCAAACCCACCACCACCTTTTATTGGGGGTTCTCTGGCAGCCCTTGATAATGCATTCTCATGGGCACT GATGTATGGCATAAGGTGCATTATTGACCTTCATGCAGCTCCAGGATCCCAAAATGGAATGGAACATAGTGCCAGTAGAGATGGTTCAGTAGACTGGCCGGCATCTCTAGATTACATCTCACAAAGCTTGGATGTTATTGATTTTTTGGCTTCCAGGTACTTCATATCAAACCTTTATAAGCTCCATGATATAGGATCATGA